The DNA segment TGCGTTTTATCGCTCATCCATGGACGGCGCTGACGCTTCTCGTGGTGGGCGTGTACGGGCTCTGCCTCGAAGTGGTCTTCGATGCTGCCGTAAGCGAACACGCCACGCACATGCTGATGATCGGGTACTTCCTGCTCAGCGGTGCGCTGTTCTTCACCGCCGTCGGCGGCGTCGAGCCGGTGGTGCCACGGCCGATGCCCAAGCGGGGCCGGATCGCGATGCTGTTTCTCGCGCTGTCGCAGTTCATCATTGCCGGGGTCGTGGTGATGAACATGCGTGAGGTTCTCGGTGGCGCCTTCTACGGCTCCTTGAAACTGAGCTGGCATGCGAACTTGCTGGGCGACCAGCGGTTGGGAGGTCAAGTGATCGCCGCCGGCGGGGTTGTGGCAATGCTGGCGGTGCTCGCGGTGCTGATCCTGCGGCGCCGCCGCTCGACTGCGATCGAGCAGAGGACGGCTGCGCCGAGCCTGGGCTCATGACGACGAGGACCGCATTGTCGGCATAGCGGCTGCATCACATTGGTCCTCGGGATAAGCGCGTGCGTGGCCCCGACCCGGTATCGCGCAATGCTCTCGCCCGTTCACAGGGACGCCCCTTCTCCCGCAGGTGATTTCGGGTCATGCCCAGGCCGTCTAATTGTCCCGTCTGCGGTGAGAGCTCAGGCGCCGACGACAGCACCTTTCGAGCCGTGTTCGTCAGGATCCGGCAGGCGGCCGATCTGATGACGCGGGGCGTGGGGTGCGGGGCCCGGCCGCATCATCATCATCATCCGAACCAGTGCAGCTGGCCACCCGCTTGCATCTCGGACTGATGGTCGCCCACCACGCAGAGGCGATTCGAGATGGCGCGTACTGAGGTCGAAGCGAGACCTCACCGCGACGGAACCGACTTCGCGCAGAAGCCATCTCCCTGTCAGCCAACGCGAGATCGGCGCACTGCGGTCGATGTCGACCCCTCAGATCGCCGTCGACGCGGGGTGCTGCCGTCATGTTCGCGCCCGCACACGTCCCGAGTTATGGAACCGGTGCGCCAAGAGCTGTCGGCAGTCACCGCGGCTATCCGTTCAATGCCTGTTCGACTGCGGCCTTCAAGTCGTCGTAGCTCCTGAATTCCACTTCGGTTCCGTCGATGAAGAAGGTCGGTGTGCCCTTGACCCCGAGGGCCTTACCGTCAGCGACATCGACATTGACACGATCGAGTGTGGCGGGGTCGTTGTAGGCAGCATCGAACGCCGCCATGTCGAGCCCGAGTTCGGCTGCGAATCCGCGGAATCGGGAGTCCGCCGGAGTTTGTTGTTCGCCCCACTCGCTCTGCGTCTCGTACATCTTCTTGTACATCGGCTCGAACTTGTCCTGTTGGGCGGCCGCCTCGACCGCGCGCGCCGCCCGCTCTGCGTTGAAGTGAGACTGAATGGGGAAGTAGCGGATGACGAAGTTGACGCGGTCCCCGTACTCGGCGCGCAGCTGTTCGACCATCGGGAAGGCCGCGCGACACGCTTCGCATTCGAAGTCAAGGAACTCGACGAAGGTGACATCGCTGTTCGGCACGGTGGTGAGGCGGCGACTGTTGTCCCGGACCAGCTGACCGACGTCTTCACCCTGGCCTTGCGCGGAGGTGGGGGCGTCCTTGTCCTGGGCCGAGAGATACACGCCAACCCCGATGATCATGGTGATGACCGCGAAGACGGTCAGCAGAATGCGTGTGAGAGGTGCCATTGGAATGCGTCCTTCATGAGTTTCACCGAACGTCTGTGATGCGCCGGCGCAGCCCTGTACCGCAGCACCAACCCGAACCGCGCCCGCGGTTGAGCATCGCGTGTCCGACAATATACGGAGGAAGACCGTAGATCGGTCATGCCCTCGGCTGGCGCCAGATCGGACGCTTGGGCGCGGATTCGATGGACGGCCGTCGAGAGAGACGCCACATTCCCCACCAGGCGACCGGTGCGAGAGCGACGACGGTCCACATTCCGGGCACGTAGCCGGCCCCGCCGGGATCGAGCCACGGGAACACCACAAAGTGCGCCAACTCCGTGAGACCTAACGAGGCGAAGAACGTCCATGCCAGGTATCGGCCGATCGGGCGGCCGCGCCGCATGAGGGCGGGAATTAACAGCCAGGCGCCCGCGGAGACGGCGACGAGCAGCACCACGGGCACCGAGTTCACCGCAGGGGTTGGCACACCCGTGACCGCCGCTAGGAATGCGAAGAACCCCATCTGCTTCTCTTCGACGCGGTGGGCAAGGAACAACAACAGGGCGATCCAATATGGCGCGCGAATGTCGGCCCAGCCGCCGCCACTCGGCCACACCCGCCACAGAAGCAAGCCCCCGACGAACCCGGCGGTAAAGATGAGCATGGTTGCCAGTCCGAGCGCCCAATAGCCCACGCTCAACGCCGCGGTCGTTAGCGCGACTGCGGCGGCGACGGCCGGCCACGGCCACGCGTTCTGGTTCGACGTCGTGACTGACATCGCCCTTCAGTCCCTTCGCCCGCCCACGAGTGCGGCGAGAGCGGCGGGCGCGGCCCACGGGGTCATGAGGCCCGCGCCGACCCGACCGGTGTTGCCCCCGGGATAGCGTCCGGTCAGCGATCCCGGCGCAGCGACGATCAGGCGAACAACCTGGCCGAAAGCTTCGCGACGGTCTCGTTGGCGCAGCGCCAAGGCCCGCATCGCCGCGTGATTGTAGGTGTGTGGCCAAGGGTCGGGTTGCGACACGATGTGTGCCCGTTCCCAACGCCGCCACCGCTGCTTGGCGGATGGTGTGCGCTTTGCAGCGGCCATCTCCCGCCGATACGCCTCCCGGGGGCGGCGCGACGGCGCTGCGCCCGACCGGCACAGACGACGAGTGTGCGCGGTGCTGCTCAATACCAATTCCGGTTCGGCAGTAGGTCGATTCGCGGCGGCGAAGGCATTTCGCGGTCGCACCATCACCAGTGGTGTTCACTTCGACGGATCGACTCGTCACGGGGATTTGTGGGTTCTGCAGCGCAGCAGGTGCATCCGCCGCTGCGGGTTTCCCGACGATCAAGGACCACCGGTGTGAGCGCCGGCGTCGGGGCGCAGCAGGCATCGACGGGTATCGGGGGGGTGGGAAGGGTGATGTGGTGCGCCGCCGCTGCAGCCATCGGCTGCGGTTCGACGCCGGGTAGGGGATGGGTGCGTGCGGCGCGGATCGCGTTGAGGATGACGAGTACTTCTGCCGCCTCGTGGATCAATACCACGGTGGCCAGCCCGAGAACCCCGAAGGCGGCGAGGGGAATGAGGATGGTGATGATCGCCAGCGACAGTCCGATGTTCTGCAGCATGATTTTGCGGGCTCGGCGGGCGTGAGCGAGGACTTGGGGGAGGTGACGCAGATCCTCGCCCATCAGCGCGACGTCGGCGGTTTCGATGGCGACGTCGGTGCCCATCGCTCCCATGGCAATGCCGATGTCGGCGGTGGCTAGTGCGGGGGCGTCGTTGACCCCGTCGCCGACCATGGCGATGGGCCGGCCGCCGGAGAGTTCGGACAGCAGGCGTGCTTTGTCTTCGGGAAGCAGGTCGGCGTGCACGACTGTGATGCCGGCGGCTTCGGCCACGGCCATTGCCGTGCGGGAGTTGTCGCCGGTCAGCATCGCGGTGGTGATGCCCAGCTCGTGTAGTTGCCGTACCACTTCCGGCGCTTCGGGGCGCAGCTCGTCGCGGACTGCGATCGCCGCCACCACCACGGCGTCGCATTCGAGCAGGACCACTGTCGCCCCGGCCGATTGGAGGCGCACGACGTCGGCGGCGAATTCTCCGGCCGCGACCCAGCCCGGCTTCCCCAAACGGATCCTGCGACCCTCGACGCGGCCACTCATGCCATGGCCGACAACGGCTCTCACGTCTTCAGCCGCGACGATGTCGGGGCCTGCAGCGTCGGTAATTGCCCGGGCCAGTGGGTGCCCACTACGGGACTCGACTGCGCTGGCGAGGTGCAGGGCTTCGGCCTCGCTGACGCCGCTGGCGGTCACCGTCTCTATCACTTGCGGGCTGTTTCGGGTCAGGGTGCCCGTCTTGTCAAGGGCAATCACGGCGATGCGTCCGAGTTCCTCGACGGCGGCGCCTCCCTTGACGAGGGCGCCTTGTCGGCTGGCAGCGCCGACGGCGGCGACGACGGTGAGTGGCACCGCGATGGCCAGGGCGCAGGGTGAGGCGGCGACGAGGACCACGAGTGCGCGTTCGAGCCACAGCATCGGCTCGCCCACCAGCGCGCCAATCGCCGCAACTGCTGCGGCCAGGACCATGATTGTTGGGACGAGAGGGCGGGCGATCCGGTCCGCCAACCGCTGACCCGCACCCTTGCGCTCCTGAGCCTGTTCGACGATGTGAACGATGCGGGCCAGCGAGCTTTCGGCGGCGACGGCGGTGACGGCGACTTCGACCGCTCCACCGCCGTTGATCGCACCGGCATGCACCTCGCTGCCGGGTCCCGCCTCGACTGGAACCGATTCTCCGGTGATCGCCGACACGTCCAAGCTGGTGCGACCGGAGGTGATGACGCCGTCGGTGGCGGCGCGGTCTCCTGGCCGTAGCACCATCACGTCGTCGATGAGCAAATCGTCTGGGCGCACAGGGGTTTCGTGGCCGTCGCGGATCACGGTCGCCGTTGGCGGCACGAGCGACAGCAGGGCGCGCAGGCTTCGGCGGGTTCGGGTGACGGCGTAGTGCTCGAGTCCTTCGGCGATGGAGAACAGGATTCCCAGCAGCGCGGCTTCTTCGACCTGTCCAAGCGCCACGGCGCCGACCGCGGCGATCGTCATCAGCGTGCCAACGCCGACGCGGCCGTGTCGAAGACTGCGAACGGCTCCGGGCGCGAACGTTGCGGCCCCGGCGGCAACCGCCGCGAGCTCAAGTCCCAAGCCGATGGAGGAAAGACCGCTTCGGTGCAACGCCCAGCCGCCGAGGAGCAACGCCGCCGCCAGGGCCGCCAGCTGCAGTTCGCGGACTCCCCACCACTTGTCCGGTCCCGATCCGGGCTCGGTGTCGACTCCATTGGCCGCGGGCCCGCAGCATGGGTCAGACATGGCGTGCCTTGGAGGCCGGTTGACGGTAACCGTGCGCCAGCACGGCCTCGGTCAAGGATCGGCCGCGGTCGGTGAGTCGGTACATCACCATCCGGGCTTGCCGCCGAGAAGTCACCAGACCGGCGATCTTGAGCTGCCGCAGGTGGTGGGATACGAGGTTCTGCGACTGCCCGACCACCCAGGCCATGTCACATACACACAGTTCCTCGCCGTCGAGCAGCGCTGAGGCGATCGTCAGTCGCGTCGGGTCGCTCAGAGCCCGCGCCGCGGTTGCCAGTGATTCGGCGTCGACGAGTGACGGTAGCCGGGAACGAATTCGCTCGGCATGGGGCAGGTCCAAGCACAACAGATCGCAGTGATCAAGCCGCGGCTCGCTCATCCGAACATACTAACGGACGTTAATATGTCGGAGAGAGGAGGGGCTGCACGGGGCCGGCGTGCAAAGGGAGCGCAGGGCTGCCTACGTCGAACGGGACACGAGCCGACCTCGGGCTGCCTCGCGACGGCACCCCTACCATCCGCCGGCTCTGCATGTGCGGAGATGGATAGTAGGAACCGGTGCTTACCCGGCGTGCCGTCGGCCCTGATGCCCGTGGGGCTGACAAGCTACGCGCGTGAGAGCCGTCGTCACCGGACTTGTCGCTATGACCG comes from the Mycolicibacterium rufum genome and includes:
- a CDS encoding DsbA family protein, with protein sequence MAPLTRILLTVFAVITMIIGVGVYLSAQDKDAPTSAQGQGEDVGQLVRDNSRRLTTVPNSDVTFVEFLDFECEACRAAFPMVEQLRAEYGDRVNFVIRYFPIQSHFNAERAARAVEAAAQQDKFEPMYKKMYETQSEWGEQQTPADSRFRGFAAELGLDMAAFDAAYNDPATLDRVNVDVADGKALGVKGTPTFFIDGTEVEFRSYDDLKAAVEQALNG
- a CDS encoding DUF3703 domain-containing protein, whose protein sequence is MAAAKRTPSAKQRWRRWERAHIVSQPDPWPHTYNHAAMRALALRQRDRREAFGQVVRLIVAAPGSLTGRYPGGNTGRVGAGLMTPWAAPAALAALVGGRRD
- a CDS encoding heavy metal translocating P-type ATPase; translation: MSDPCCGPAANGVDTEPGSGPDKWWGVRELQLAALAAALLLGGWALHRSGLSSIGLGLELAAVAAGAATFAPGAVRSLRHGRVGVGTLMTIAAVGAVALGQVEEAALLGILFSIAEGLEHYAVTRTRRSLRALLSLVPPTATVIRDGHETPVRPDDLLIDDVMVLRPGDRAATDGVITSGRTSLDVSAITGESVPVEAGPGSEVHAGAINGGGAVEVAVTAVAAESSLARIVHIVEQAQERKGAGQRLADRIARPLVPTIMVLAAAVAAIGALVGEPMLWLERALVVLVAASPCALAIAVPLTVVAAVGAASRQGALVKGGAAVEELGRIAVIALDKTGTLTRNSPQVIETVTASGVSEAEALHLASAVESRSGHPLARAITDAAGPDIVAAEDVRAVVGHGMSGRVEGRRIRLGKPGWVAAGEFAADVVRLQSAGATVVLLECDAVVVAAIAVRDELRPEAPEVVRQLHELGITTAMLTGDNSRTAMAVAEAAGITVVHADLLPEDKARLLSELSGGRPIAMVGDGVNDAPALATADIGIAMGAMGTDVAIETADVALMGEDLRHLPQVLAHARRARKIMLQNIGLSLAIITILIPLAAFGVLGLATVVLIHEAAEVLVILNAIRAARTHPLPGVEPQPMAAAAAHHITLPTPPIPVDACCAPTPALTPVVLDRRETRSGGCTCCAAEPTNPRDESIRRSEHHW
- a CDS encoding ArsR/SmtB family transcription factor; protein product: MSEPRLDHCDLLCLDLPHAERIRSRLPSLVDAESLATAARALSDPTRLTIASALLDGEELCVCDMAWVVGQSQNLVSHHLRQLKIAGLVTSRRQARMVMYRLTDRGRSLTEAVLAHGYRQPASKARHV